A stretch of Solea senegalensis isolate Sse05_10M linkage group LG10, IFAPA_SoseM_1, whole genome shotgun sequence DNA encodes these proteins:
- the LOC122775932 gene encoding small VCP/p97-interacting protein, whose protein sequence is MGMCLSCLCGEADDVVITPDPETRRRQLAEAAEKRQKETTYRGVKNPEAVERKRKKQEETEKQAMNSSLSGGGGLKWQMG, encoded by the exons ATGGGGATGTGCCTTTCGTGCCTTTGCGGTGAAGCGGACGACGTCGTTATCACTCCAGATCCT GAAACAAGGAGACGGCAGTTAGCTGAGGCTGCTGAGAAGAGACAAAAGGAG ACAACATATAGGGGTGTCAAAAATCCAGAAGCGGTcgagaggaaaaggaagaaacaGGAAGAGACTGAGAAACAGGCGATGAACAGTTCTTTATCAGGTGGTGGTGGTTTAAAG TGGCAGATGGGATGA